One window from the genome of Synergistaceae bacterium encodes:
- a CDS encoding energy-coupling factor transporter transmembrane protein EcfT, which translates to MLANINLGQYVPSDSFIHKLDPRAKLFGLIFIITAVFAVKNFVILSCWAVLLALIVRASKISFRVMIKSVRPILYLAAFTFIFNLFMSEFAQALFLTARLIVLMLYALLLPMTTAPLELTDGLDVLLTPLEKIKFPAHESALMIGLALRFIPLLTHETDKIIKAQLSRGARLDQGNLFQRVKSFFPVLIPLFVIIFRRADEIALAMTARGYNGGKIRTRRKPLIWKFRDTLVIIFCALLSYMSVIM; encoded by the coding sequence ATGTTAGCAAATATAAATCTCGGTCAATATGTACCGTCAGACTCGTTTATTCACAAATTAGACCCGCGCGCAAAATTATTTGGACTGATATTTATTATTACGGCGGTTTTCGCTGTCAAAAATTTTGTTATTCTCTCCTGCTGGGCTGTCTTGCTTGCGTTAATCGTGAGAGCGTCAAAAATTTCGTTTCGTGTCATGATTAAATCTGTTCGGCCTATATTATATCTTGCTGCGTTCACGTTTATATTTAATTTGTTCATGAGCGAATTTGCGCAGGCTTTATTTCTGACAGCCAGATTAATTGTGTTAATGCTTTATGCGCTGTTATTGCCTATGACGACTGCTCCATTAGAATTAACGGACGGGCTTGACGTGTTATTAACTCCACTTGAGAAAATAAAATTTCCTGCACATGAAAGCGCGTTAATGATAGGTCTTGCGTTAAGATTTATCCCGTTATTGACTCACGAGACGGACAAAATTATAAAGGCTCAATTATCACGGGGCGCAAGGTTGGATCAGGGGAATCTATTTCAGCGCGTAAAATCATTTTTTCCGGTATTGATTCCGCTTTTCGTTATAATATTCCGCAGAGCTGATGAAATCGCATTAGCCATGACTGCACGAGGCTATAACGGCGGAAAAATCAGAACTCGCAGAAAGCCTTTAATCTGGAAATTTCGCGATACTCTCGTGATTATATTTTGTGCGCTATTATCGTATATGTCCGTAATAATGTGA
- the flgD gene encoding flagellar hook assembly protein FlgD, translating to MAVTDVNNYTNLANIAAANTTTAANNTTSTNSTSSTNAVTTATNDLGKDAFLKLLIAELSNQDPLNPMEDREFISQMATFSSLEQMQNMNNTLTSMAEANKFSAANYVGKAVAFTNSEGRQIAAVVNAVWFDNGKTILDTTEGEVPLENVQGISDIG from the coding sequence ATGGCCGTAACGGACGTTAATAATTATACAAATCTTGCAAATATCGCAGCTGCCAACACAACGACGGCTGCAAATAATACGACTTCGACAAATTCTACATCATCAACAAATGCAGTAACTACAGCAACTAACGATTTAGGCAAAGACGCTTTCTTGAAACTTTTAATCGCCGAGCTTTCCAATCAAGACCCGTTAAACCCTATGGAAGACAGGGAATTTATTTCACAAATGGCGACATTCTCAAGCCTTGAACAAATGCAGAACATGAATAACACTCTAACTTCAATGGCAGAGGCAAATAAATTTTCAGCTGCAAATTATGTCGGGAAGGCTGTAGCTTTCACAAACAGTGAAGGCCGTCAAATTGCTGCTGTCGTTAATGCTGTATGGTTCGACAACGGAAAAACTATTCTCGACACAACTGAAGGCGAAGTACCCCTTGAAAATGTGCAGGGAATTTCCGATATTGGTTAA
- a CDS encoding phosphoribosylanthranilate isomerase yields the protein MTKVKICGITREIEINIMNELMPDYVGFVFETRNRHFVSPQYAGNLRARLKSGIRSVGVFANSSLESIAMAIEIAGLDMVQLHGDETAEYIAALREYIRCPIIKVIKISQPIDADKAMYSTADFVMLDGGGAGHGKSFDWSLLGAVRRNYFLSGGLNPDNIVEALQVSSSPFGVNASSGLESNRVKDYRKVMKFITAVREYNKGKKR from the coding sequence ATGACAAAAGTTAAAATCTGCGGAATTACCCGCGAAATAGAAATAAATATCATGAATGAGTTAATGCCTGATTATGTCGGGTTTGTATTCGAGACTCGTAACAGACATTTTGTATCGCCTCAATATGCCGGAAATTTGCGAGCCAGATTAAAGAGCGGTATTAGATCCGTCGGAGTATTCGCAAATTCATCACTCGAAAGTATTGCAATGGCTATAGAAATTGCCGGCCTCGACATGGTGCAGCTTCACGGCGACGAGACAGCAGAATATATCGCAGCATTACGTGAATATATACGCTGCCCGATCATAAAGGTTATAAAAATTTCTCAGCCCATTGACGCAGATAAAGCAATGTATTCAACAGCAGATTTTGTTATGCTTGACGGAGGCGGAGCAGGGCACGGAAAATCTTTTGACTGGTCATTATTAGGGGCGGTCAGGAGAAATTATTTTCTTTCGGGAGGTTTGAATCCTGATAACATAGTTGAAGCATTGCAGGTGTCATCGAGTCCATTCGGCGTAAATGCGAGCTCAGGACTTGAGTCAAATAGAGTCAAAGATTACCGCAAAGTCATGAAATTTATTACAGCAGTCAGAGAATATAACAAGGGCAAGAAACGCTAA
- a CDS encoding EamA family transporter, translating into MLYIFISGILWGIIGIFVNELSALGVSVQSTSFLRMASAFVIMFTFAVLKHGKNVILRDKRALILCALLGLICNGIFNLCYSTSIKLNGVGTAAILMYTAPVFTATASKIIFHENFSRTKLFALALNIIGCILTVTGGSIQANNFSVVGILAGIYTGFGYGMVTIIGRLAGEKTDAIIMSAYSYLFAMIFLLIFARPEIVINAKILTLGFLYGLIPTSLAYVLYYAGLRKIRDASRAPVIASIEPVTAVIVGLLIYNEVIGPANFIGMLVVLVSIIIIMRVK; encoded by the coding sequence ATGCTATATATTTTTATTTCTGGAATCTTATGGGGCATTATAGGAATCTTCGTAAACGAGTTGAGCGCGCTGGGTGTGAGCGTTCAATCAACGAGCTTTTTGCGCATGGCATCAGCATTTGTGATAATGTTCACTTTTGCGGTGTTAAAGCACGGGAAAAATGTAATTTTACGCGATAAGAGGGCATTAATCCTGTGTGCGCTGCTAGGTCTTATATGTAACGGAATATTTAATTTATGTTACAGCACGTCAATAAAATTAAACGGTGTCGGAACAGCGGCTATATTGATGTATACTGCTCCGGTTTTTACGGCAACAGCGAGTAAAATAATCTTTCACGAAAATTTTTCACGCACGAAACTTTTTGCGCTTGCATTAAATATTATAGGCTGTATCTTGACAGTAACGGGAGGCAGCATTCAAGCAAATAATTTTTCTGTAGTCGGGATATTAGCAGGAATTTATACGGGCTTCGGTTATGGAATGGTAACGATAATAGGCCGTCTCGCAGGTGAGAAGACTGACGCAATTATTATGAGTGCATACAGTTATTTATTTGCGATGATATTTTTGCTGATATTTGCGCGTCCTGAGATAGTGATAAATGCGAAAATTTTGACTCTGGGATTTCTTTACGGATTAATACCAACGTCGCTGGCCTATGTGCTTTATTATGCAGGATTAAGGAAGATTCGCGATGCAAGCCGTGCGCCCGTGATAGCCTCGATTGAACCTGTTACGGCCGTTATAGTAGGTCTGCTGATATATAATGAAGTTATCGGACCTGCAAATTTTATCGGAATGCTTGTTGTTCTTGTGTCGATTATTATAATAATGCGCGTGAAATAA
- a CDS encoding ParA family protein produces the protein MSKIAVAVFNRKGGVGKSTLSVILAEIALVRHNSVLAVDLDPSHNFTDALNFLQNYFRDSLRIKSNLKDSDANAKEDWIIIDCPPLMGKESDAAMKFADIMVVPVRPDFFSLSSLPVTYSKAGDFDKDRVQLPLVKIGYDNSAMTRIANQIITDSNYPVAADIAMHKKIPYNITLGHIWSTGLTAAARNPYENLFEKIELAGEKLSAGATVSEIGDVWAKEAD, from the coding sequence ATGTCAAAAATTGCAGTAGCGGTATTCAACCGTAAAGGCGGAGTCGGAAAGTCAACCCTTTCTGTTATTCTTGCTGAGATTGCGCTTGTCAGACATAATAGTGTCCTCGCTGTAGATCTTGATCCCTCGCATAATTTCACGGACGCATTAAATTTTTTGCAGAACTATTTTAGAGATTCACTGCGCATTAAATCAAACTTGAAAGATTCCGACGCAAACGCAAAAGAAGACTGGATTATAATAGACTGCCCGCCCCTGATGGGAAAAGAGTCAGACGCTGCTATGAAATTTGCTGATATAATGGTCGTTCCTGTGAGGCCGGACTTTTTCTCGCTGTCGAGTCTGCCTGTAACGTATTCTAAAGCAGGAGATTTCGATAAAGACCGTGTACAATTACCGCTCGTTAAAATCGGTTATGACAATTCAGCAATGACGAGAATAGCAAATCAGATCATCACAGATTCAAATTATCCCGTCGCAGCAGATATAGCCATGCACAAAAAAATCCCGTATAACATTACGCTTGGTCATATTTGGTCTACAGGTTTAACGGCAGCAGCAAGAAATCCCTATGAAAATTTATTCGAGAAAATCGAGCTTGCTGGCGAAAAATTAAGTGCGGGCGCAACGGTTTCTGAAATTGGCGATGTCTGGGCAAAGGAGGCCGATTAA
- a CDS encoding flagellar hook-length control protein FliK: MSTEIFTLIQPNINAQAAQINNPQNNNSQAQPGLFESLINNLTGTQEIINPEQIMQVRENLMTFKNNSSFPQSVIDILAGLNNENLESQISALPQDKQTQILQALNKFFESSQNPANNDVQADPLNFIAHLMNDETIKAQILSLPEDKQTQILQAVNEFIESAQNNQDSSVIQEKQEKLFAVLSENLNLPQNLKPSDIPVRIPEKSLESYIIPESDEDESDSESEIESEQNETPQANIFAAVPVNIPADNETSTKPANDVTAHIAPHKNLQTHENLQTPAKSDAKTESTQTTNFDDSIREIPGESESESQPQANNNNNQDSGNKNFNGNNFTNARENFTSSRTQSRNINNARRTESNQPERANNNRTESHSSFQTFFEGVLANRRTASQNSPTPLNLRANLEFTPSANLRDGVVNVIRFIRADGVQKANIVIDPPALGRISIELTSNSSGVEASIKVASEQIRQLVQDQLTQLRMNLSQQGVQVTDFSVDVQQDNQQGQGQNQSDNPYYRAFNNGAGDESDSSEEFRVDLEEGLLYWVA, translated from the coding sequence ATGTCAACAGAAATTTTTACGCTGATTCAGCCGAATATAAATGCTCAAGCAGCACAAATAAATAACCCGCAGAATAATAACTCTCAAGCACAGCCGGGACTCTTTGAGAGCTTGATAAATAATTTGACTGGCACTCAAGAAATAATTAACCCTGAACAGATTATGCAAGTCCGCGAAAATTTAATGACGTTCAAGAATAATAGCTCGTTCCCGCAGTCAGTGATTGATATTCTTGCTGGTCTGAATAATGAAAATCTCGAGTCGCAAATATCTGCATTGCCTCAAGATAAGCAGACTCAAATTTTGCAGGCACTTAATAAATTTTTCGAATCATCACAGAATCCGGCAAATAATGACGTTCAAGCAGACCCGTTAAATTTTATAGCGCACTTAATGAATGACGAGACAATCAAAGCGCAAATACTCTCATTACCCGAAGATAAGCAGACTCAAATTTTACAGGCAGTTAATGAATTTATTGAGTCAGCGCAAAATAATCAAGACTCTAGCGTAATTCAGGAGAAACAGGAAAAATTATTTGCTGTCTTGAGTGAAAATCTGAATTTACCCCAAAATTTAAAGCCTTCCGATATTCCCGTCAGAATCCCGGAAAAATCTTTAGAGTCATATATAATTCCTGAATCTGACGAAGACGAGAGCGACTCAGAGTCAGAAATTGAATCAGAACAAAACGAGACCCCGCAAGCAAATATTTTCGCAGCTGTTCCCGTTAATATTCCGGCAGATAATGAGACCTCAACCAAGCCCGCAAATGACGTAACAGCACATATCGCACCGCATAAAAATTTGCAGACTCATGAAAATTTACAGACTCCGGCCAAGTCAGACGCAAAAACGGAATCAACACAGACAACAAATTTTGATGACTCAATCCGCGAAATTCCCGGCGAGTCAGAGTCAGAGTCCCAGCCTCAAGCAAATAATAATAATAATCAGGACTCAGGCAATAAAAATTTTAACGGCAATAATTTCACGAACGCACGCGAAAATTTCACGAGTTCACGCACTCAATCAAGGAATATAAATAATGCCCGCAGAACTGAATCAAACCAGCCCGAACGCGCAAATAATAACCGGACTGAATCGCATTCAAGTTTTCAGACATTTTTTGAAGGAGTCTTAGCAAATCGCCGCACAGCCTCGCAAAATTCGCCGACACCCTTAAATTTACGCGCAAATCTTGAATTTACACCCAGTGCTAATTTACGTGATGGAGTCGTGAATGTAATTAGATTCATCCGCGCCGACGGAGTCCAGAAAGCAAATATTGTGATTGACCCTCCTGCACTCGGACGAATCAGCATAGAATTAACTTCAAATTCTTCCGGCGTTGAGGCTTCAATTAAAGTAGCAAGCGAACAAATCCGACAATTAGTGCAAGACCAATTGACTCAGCTTCGTATGAATTTATCACAGCAGGGCGTTCAAGTTACAGATTTCAGCGTAGACGTTCAGCAGGATAACCAGCAGGGACAAGGCCAGAATCAAAGCGATAATCCCTACTACAGAGCATTTAATAACGGAGCTGGCGACGAATCGGACTCTAGCGAAGAATTTAGAGTCGATTTAGAAGAAGGGCTGCTTTACTGGGTAGCATAG
- a CDS encoding Na+/H+ antiporter NhaC family protein — MLALIKLSPVIVLGVLMNSKIGPGLDVLMAAPLALVYAVLVGMFIGKIKFNDLMDAAIENLKHILIVFLILQMAYAVATCFMDTGVAASIINMALSLGLTAKLVAVTALLVTAILSIATGTSWGTFAACAPIFLWLNHIVGGSMILTISAIAGGSCFGDNIGLISDTTVVSSSLQRVAIVDRVRHQGFWSFLCLAAGAAAFYFAAVNMGLPDTIGNANDAIAQIPASVWDALKEKRPAAVTLLNQVRAGVPYYMVIPLIIVLVLAAIGTNTLVCLGAGILGSLICGYIAGTVTDIMKFIELVQSSFADAGSWVIVMMLWIGAFGGVMAKMDAFDGIARIVMKCVRSVRQLMFANGLLCLLGNAALADEMAQIVTISPIIKNLTDTHVKGSDKAMYKLALRNATFADAMGVFGSQLIPWHVYLAFFAGIVEAVYPMVNVTVTDVIMHNYLAWIAVISMLLFTLTGLDRFIPLFSLPSEPEVELVK, encoded by the coding sequence ATGTTAGCATTAATTAAATTGAGTCCTGTTATTGTTTTAGGCGTGCTGATGAATTCCAAAATTGGCCCCGGCCTTGATGTGTTAATGGCTGCACCTCTTGCGCTGGTTTATGCTGTGCTTGTCGGAATGTTCATCGGCAAAATCAAATTTAATGACTTAATGGACGCTGCTATCGAAAATTTAAAGCATATCTTAATCGTATTCTTGATTCTGCAAATGGCCTATGCTGTTGCTACATGCTTTATGGATACGGGTGTCGCTGCTTCAATAATTAATATGGCGTTATCGCTCGGACTTACTGCAAAACTTGTAGCTGTAACTGCATTATTAGTAACTGCAATTCTTTCAATAGCAACTGGTACATCATGGGGAACTTTTGCGGCGTGTGCTCCGATTTTCTTATGGCTGAATCACATTGTAGGCGGCAGTATGATTCTCACGATTTCAGCAATTGCGGGAGGTTCATGTTTCGGAGACAATATCGGCCTAATTTCTGATACAACAGTTGTAAGCTCAAGCCTTCAGAGAGTCGCAATAGTTGACAGAGTCAGACATCAGGGATTCTGGTCGTTCTTGTGCTTGGCCGCAGGTGCAGCAGCATTTTATTTCGCAGCTGTAAATATGGGACTTCCTGACACGATCGGCAACGCAAATGACGCGATCGCACAAATTCCCGCTTCAGTGTGGGACGCTCTCAAAGAAAAACGCCCTGCAGCAGTTACACTTTTGAATCAAGTTCGCGCCGGAGTGCCTTATTATATGGTCATTCCGTTAATAATCGTCTTAGTTCTTGCAGCAATCGGAACAAATACGCTTGTTTGTTTAGGAGCAGGTATTCTCGGCTCATTAATTTGCGGTTACATTGCCGGAACAGTTACGGACATCATGAAATTTATCGAGCTTGTACAGTCAAGTTTTGCGGATGCTGGCAGCTGGGTTATAGTCATGATGTTATGGATAGGCGCGTTTGGCGGAGTAATGGCGAAAATGGACGCTTTTGACGGTATAGCAAGAATCGTAATGAAGTGCGTACGAAGTGTCAGGCAGTTAATGTTTGCAAATGGGTTATTATGCTTGCTGGGAAATGCCGCGCTTGCTGATGAAATGGCGCAGATAGTTACAATTAGTCCCATAATCAAAAATTTAACTGATACACACGTCAAGGGCAGCGATAAAGCAATGTATAAATTAGCTCTGAGAAATGCTACTTTTGCCGATGCTATGGGAGTATTCGGTTCGCAGTTAATTCCTTGGCACGTTTATTTAGCGTTCTTTGCCGGAATAGTTGAAGCCGTTTATCCGATGGTAAATGTAACTGTTACAGATGTTATTATGCACAATTATTTAGCGTGGATTGCTGTAATTTCTATGCTGTTATTCACGTTGACGGGGCTTGATAGATTCATTCCGTTGTTCAGTCTGCCTTCTGAACCTGAAGTCGAGCTTGTGAAATAA
- the fliJ gene encoding flagellar export protein FliJ — MNQRIATFNRILRLREDSRRNEQTILAAERSEEQNVMNHLAKLESEKTQAILDFSSAGNKTVSANDLWFQRQFIDAINTDIIKGNDSLADVRTRIAGTEARLVERHKDVRIMETYIDHLKQADFQEQLSIEQNELDDVASIQFSHKGVF, encoded by the coding sequence ATGAATCAACGCATAGCAACATTCAATAGAATATTACGACTCAGAGAAGACAGCCGCCGCAATGAGCAGACTATTTTAGCAGCCGAACGCAGCGAAGAACAAAACGTAATGAATCATTTAGCAAAACTTGAGAGCGAGAAGACTCAAGCAATATTAGATTTCAGCTCGGCAGGAAATAAAACAGTTTCAGCAAATGACTTATGGTTTCAGAGACAATTTATAGACGCAATCAACACAGACATAATAAAGGGTAATGACTCGCTTGCAGATGTACGCACACGAATCGCAGGCACAGAAGCAAGACTTGTAGAGAGACACAAAGACGTTAGAATAATGGAAACTTATATAGATCACTTAAAGCAGGCAGATTTTCAGGAACAATTAAGCATAGAACAAAACGAACTTGACGACGTTGCATCAATACAATTTTCACATAAAGGAGTGTTTTAA
- a CDS encoding lytic transglycosylase domain-containing protein, whose amino-acid sequence MAGPDFTNITRILSRIDEIHHKISPQLYNIPNQDNNNPLRSRFVDVLNDVNRNRANITGRTDYNALKSVIDSCAQKYNIDPELIRAMIQVESGWDTRAVSNKGAQGLMQLMPRTAAMLGVTDPFDPVQNIEGGVRYISDLTDKYRGDIEKALAAYNAGPARVDSGNIPDVSKRYVKNIMAIYRRLREAG is encoded by the coding sequence ATGGCCGGCCCCGACTTTACGAACATAACCCGCATATTAAGCCGCATAGATGAAATTCATCACAAAATTTCTCCGCAGCTCTACAATATTCCGAATCAAGACAATAATAACCCGTTGAGAAGCCGTTTTGTCGATGTCCTCAATGACGTAAACAGGAACAGGGCAAATATTACGGGCAGAACTGATTATAACGCGCTGAAAAGTGTTATAGACTCATGCGCACAAAAATATAATATAGACCCCGAATTAATCCGCGCTATGATTCAAGTCGAGTCAGGCTGGGACACACGAGCAGTATCGAACAAGGGCGCACAAGGTTTAATGCAGTTAATGCCCCGCACAGCTGCAATGTTGGGCGTAACAGATCCATTTGACCCCGTGCAGAATATCGAAGGCGGCGTAAGATATATTTCTGATTTGACCGATAAATATAGAGGCGACATTGAGAAGGCTTTAGCAGCTTACAACGCAGGCCCGGCAAGAGTTGACTCTGGAAATATTCCGGATGTCTCAAAACGTTACGTGAAAAATATAATGGCAATTTACCGCAGACTCAGGGAGGCAGGTTAA
- a CDS encoding flagellar hook-basal body complex protein has product MLRSLFTAVTGVRAHQTMLDVTGNNIANANTTGFKKDFTIFADMMYQAQKYASGAGDTRGGVNPAQVGLGVSVSAIETIHTQGSASYTGNPSDMMIQGRGFFVYKNGNASLYSRSGAAVLDANSDLVQAGTGYYLQGYEISEDPLDPTQYVRASDLSNINIQLGKKIDPKATSEVRFQCNLNSDSKPYLPYGFPDLPFNTRAGLSRTNSTGTSNVVIDDLDCQLSFKTNLTAANGENYLTITISDGVTEVPLNFNMTGINNDGTPALTPVDQTITIGTAPNEKELTILYDDTSGLLRLRNADGQVVFQNNLKMGMNYTSFSIVDNSTSPYTYTPILAEFDESVVPNGSASDLAATSSTLRMWVDDGSGTMQQLTAQVYFNPDGTFASVNDIVGSFGNVTADNFRIVPSENGQYLEIQQDKNLATPSGSYQILAQINIGGHHSTKTTIYDDLGNKHTLEVNFKKLTENRWRWEAFLVNDDGQIEYNVGMPEPNCGEIEFNGDGTINNAVTSAGTRTLSSEGNVYAEINIPFSMDGSENSSVLLNFGGGIGRSAGDILNGVTQFASETTTKAVYQDGYEMGVLENFSIGQDGTITGAYSNGKNIPLYRVAIATFANEQGLEKVGDTMFRESVNSGTANIDPAQINGKGTIISQTLEMSNVDLTEEFTHLIIAQRGFQANTRVITTSDQILEEVVNLKR; this is encoded by the coding sequence ATGTTAAGATCTTTATTTACAGCTGTAACGGGTGTTCGCGCTCACCAGACAATGCTTGACGTAACGGGCAACAATATAGCAAACGCAAACACTACGGGATTCAAGAAAGATTTTACAATTTTTGCGGATATGATGTATCAGGCTCAGAAATACGCGTCAGGCGCAGGAGACACACGCGGAGGCGTTAACCCTGCACAGGTCGGACTCGGAGTCAGCGTTTCAGCAATAGAGACAATTCACACGCAAGGTTCAGCATCTTACACCGGCAACCCTTCAGATATGATGATTCAGGGAAGGGGCTTTTTTGTGTATAAGAACGGGAATGCAAGTCTTTACAGCAGATCGGGCGCAGCAGTTCTCGACGCAAACAGCGATTTAGTTCAGGCAGGCACGGGCTATTATCTTCAGGGCTACGAAATCAGCGAGGACCCGTTAGACCCGACTCAATACGTGAGAGCAAGCGATTTAAGCAATATAAATATTCAATTAGGCAAGAAAATAGACCCTAAGGCAACATCAGAAGTCAGATTTCAATGTAACCTGAACAGTGACTCAAAGCCTTATTTGCCGTACGGTTTCCCCGATTTACCATTTAACACGCGTGCAGGACTTTCACGCACTAATTCAACAGGCACATCAAATGTAGTAATTGATGATCTTGACTGCCAATTGAGCTTTAAGACGAATTTGACAGCAGCTAACGGCGAAAATTATTTAACTATCACGATTTCAGACGGCGTTACAGAAGTCCCGCTAAATTTCAACATGACAGGAATCAACAACGACGGCACACCGGCATTAACTCCCGTAGATCAAACTATAACGATCGGCACTGCTCCCAACGAGAAAGAATTAACGATCCTTTATGACGATACATCAGGTTTATTAAGACTCCGCAACGCTGACGGCCAAGTCGTATTTCAGAATAACCTGAAAATGGGCATGAATTATACTTCTTTCTCGATCGTAGACAATTCTACAAGCCCTTACACATACACGCCGATACTTGCAGAATTTGATGAGTCAGTCGTCCCGAACGGATCAGCTTCCGATTTAGCGGCAACAAGTTCAACTCTTAGAATGTGGGTTGATGACGGCTCCGGCACTATGCAGCAATTAACCGCGCAGGTTTATTTTAACCCCGACGGCACATTTGCATCCGTAAATGATATAGTAGGCTCTTTCGGAAATGTTACCGCAGACAATTTCAGAATCGTACCTTCTGAGAACGGTCAATATTTAGAGATTCAGCAGGATAAGAACCTTGCAACACCGAGCGGAAGTTATCAGATTTTAGCGCAAATCAACATCGGCGGACATCACTCAACGAAGACTACAATTTATGACGATCTCGGCAACAAACACACGTTAGAAGTAAATTTCAAGAAATTAACCGAGAACCGCTGGCGTTGGGAGGCTTTCCTCGTAAATGATGACGGCCAAATCGAATATAACGTCGGAATGCCCGAACCTAATTGCGGAGAAATCGAATTTAACGGCGACGGCACAATCAATAACGCAGTAACAAGCGCAGGCACTAGAACATTATCGAGCGAAGGAAATGTTTACGCAGAAATTAATATCCCCTTCAGCATGGACGGCTCTGAAAATAGCAGCGTTTTACTTAATTTCGGCGGCGGTATCGGCAGAAGTGCAGGCGATATTCTTAACGGCGTAACGCAATTTGCTTCAGAGACAACTACAAAAGCTGTTTATCAGGACGGCTACGAAATGGGAGTCCTTGAAAATTTCTCAATCGGCCAAGACGGAACTATCACGGGCGCATACTCAAACGGGAAAAATATTCCGTTATATAGAGTCGCAATCGCAACATTTGCAAATGAACAGGGCCTCGAAAAAGTTGGTGATACGATGTTCCGCGAGTCAGTGAACTCCGGCACAGCAAATATCGACCCCGCACAAATTAACGGCAAAGGAACAATAATTTCGCAGACTCTCGAAATGTCAAACGTCGATTTAACAGAGGAATTTACGCACTTAATAATCGCGCAAAGAGGCTTCCAGGCAAATACGCGCGTCATCACTACAAGCGATCAAATTTTAGAAGAAGTCGTCAACCTCAAGAGATAA